A portion of the Penaeus monodon isolate SGIC_2016 chromosome 28, NSTDA_Pmon_1, whole genome shotgun sequence genome contains these proteins:
- the LOC119591115 gene encoding uncharacterized protein LOC119591115 produces the protein MLMVEAGADTKFIKSGTILATLDRSLVLCAGHCSAVFSCLAFNYQPSSRLCELRSAVPYSTSDPAMTANPGWSFYFMGLPEGDPCKNSGCPETSMCLTYEQPVALRPYDPTLPTFTCAANPWFLEQRKLGYRECRFKVQYNMHFRGSVVTNNNRNLAYYDSLQTCLQLSCLSLCCDEIKSRPSFRELAE, from the exons ATGTTGATGGTAGAGGCAG gagCAGACACGAAATTCATCAAATCAGGAACTATCTTGGCCACGCTGGACCGTTCCCTCGTCCTCTGCGCCGGTCACTGCAGCGCGGTCTTTAGCTGCCTCGCCTTTAACTACCAAC CTTCCAGTCGTCTTTGCGAACTTCGGAGCGCTGTCCCCTACTCGACCTCTGACCCAGCGATGACGGCCAACCCGGGATGGTCTTTTTACTTCATGGGTTTGCCTGAAGGG GACCCATGCAAGAACAGCGGTTGTCCAGAAACGAGCATGTGCCTGACGTACGAGCAGCCTGTGGCCCTGCGTCCCTATGACCCCACGCTTCCGACATTCACGTGCGCAGCCAACCCTTGGTTTCTCGAGCAACGCAAACTGGGGTACAGAG AGTGTCGCTTCAAGGTCCAGTACAATATGCATTTTAGGGGAAGCGTTGTGACCAACAACAACAGGAATTTGGCCTACTACGACTCCCTACAGACCTGCCTCCAGCTGAGCTGCCTCTCGCTTTGCTGTGATGAAATCA AGAGCCGACCGAGCTTCCGGGAGCTTGCGGAATAG
- the LOC119591114 gene encoding epidermal growth factor receptor-like: MGGYSTGAGAEYMSDRAESQNSHNLQRKRKYAHLEAGAAGSPGQRPRGDSSRRGTARIPSKYADVGDDECFNGHGSPPSAPSYGWVGDLRLDLPVDEDDYLMPSTQPSGLATVGPSHQHYMDLMADNPDGRRNDHLRAYKDPNATAGQWVGMDNPVVHHMMNNRAQMHAGRRIHPQQTVGVPVLEPGRLSSYGGSSGHSSVSSNGGPQQHQHHHPHPPEMAHEYYNEISSHTPHTLGHAVKQPSECLVVSEVFAFFPSILRTVFFKLCL, encoded by the exons ATGGGCGGCTACAGCACCGGCGCAGGCGCGGAATACATGTCCGACCGGGCTGAGTCGCAGAACAGCCACAACCTCCAGCGGAAAAGGAAGTACGCGCACCTAGAGGCAGGAGCCGCCGGGTCTCCTGGGCAGAGGCCGCGTGGAGACTCCTCACGTCGCGGTACTGCACGGATCCCCTCAAAAT ATGCAGATGTAGGTGATGACGAGTGCTTCAATGGCCACGGCTCGCCTCCTTCTGCGCCTAGCTATGGCTGGGTGGGAGACCTCAGGCTGGACTTGCCCGTGGATGAGGATGATTATCTCATGCCTTCAACACAGCCATCGGGCTTAGCTACTGTGGGTCCATCTCACCAACACTATATGGATCTCATGGCAGATAATCCAG ATGGACGTCGAAACGATCACCTGCGTGCATACAAAGATCCCAACGCCACAGCCGGGCAGTGGGTCGGAATGGACAACCCGGTTGTTCATCACATGATGAACAACCGGGCCCAGATGCATGCAGGGCGACGCATCCACCCACAACAGACAGTTGGGGTACCGGTGTTAGAGCCTGGCCGACTCAGCAGTTACGGAGGGAGCAGCGGCCATAGCAGTGTCAGTAGCAACGGAGGCCCTCAGCAACACCAGCATCACCATCCTCACCCACCAGAAATGGCTCACGAGTATTACAACGAAATCTCgtcccacacacctcacacacttgGCCACGCAGTGAAACAACCGTCTGAGTGCTTGGTGGTCTCTGAAGTGTTTgccttcttcccttccattctGAGAACCGTGTTTTTTAAACTGTGTTTATAG